From Acidovorax sp. FHTAMBA, one genomic window encodes:
- a CDS encoding ABC transporter substrate-binding protein, with amino-acid sequence MRFKHLLLAAAVVAALPLAVQSATFRWSRSVDISTWDIHTQNVGVNNTMHGAVYDTLVEYNSKTFKPEPSLATEWKLIKPTQLRLTLRKGVKFSDGSEFTADDAKFSLERAKAKSSNFAVYTQGIDRVEKVDAYTIDIHSDLPNPVLVNQLTELRIMSRAWAEKNKSVEPKDIKTKDETYAHRNALGTGPYQLRQWTPDQRVVLEPNPHWWGKGKYPTNLTEIVYTPIKADATRTAALLSGEVDFVIDPSLQDLARIKQTPNLQVLEGPEYRTIFLGLDQFRDELPGSDVKGKNPLKDLRVRKALYQAIDIQSIQRVVLRGLAQPTGTLIANQVNGWTKKADVRYPYDPKAAQKLLAEAGYPNGFEVDFACSAGRYINDEQLCQAITSHWAKVGVKAKLRSLPFATYFPMIQRNEASIYLLGWGVPTFDAFYSLQSLVRTTGAGGDGNFNLGRFSDPQMDALIERVKKETDTATRNGLIEQALIKEHELVSHIPLYNQVIPWAGTKKVDIIHRADNRIDWRYLKVN; translated from the coding sequence ATGCGCTTCAAACACCTTCTCCTGGCCGCCGCCGTTGTTGCGGCCCTGCCCCTGGCCGTACAGTCCGCCACCTTCCGCTGGTCCCGCTCGGTGGACATTTCCACCTGGGACATCCACACCCAGAACGTGGGTGTGAACAACACCATGCACGGCGCGGTGTACGACACGCTGGTGGAATACAACAGCAAGACCTTCAAGCCCGAGCCCTCGCTCGCCACCGAGTGGAAGCTGATCAAGCCCACGCAGCTGCGCCTGACCTTGCGCAAGGGCGTGAAGTTCAGCGATGGCAGCGAGTTCACCGCCGACGACGCCAAGTTCTCGCTGGAGCGCGCCAAGGCTAAAAGCTCGAACTTCGCTGTTTATACCCAGGGCATTGACCGTGTGGAAAAGGTCGATGCCTACACCATCGACATCCACTCCGACCTGCCCAACCCGGTGCTGGTGAACCAGCTCACCGAGCTGCGCATCATGAGCCGCGCCTGGGCCGAAAAGAACAAATCGGTCGAGCCCAAGGACATCAAGACCAAGGACGAAACGTACGCCCACCGCAATGCGCTGGGCACCGGCCCCTACCAGCTCAGGCAGTGGACGCCTGACCAGCGCGTGGTGCTGGAGCCCAACCCCCACTGGTGGGGCAAGGGCAAGTACCCCACCAACCTGACCGAGATCGTCTACACCCCCATCAAGGCCGATGCCACGCGCACAGCGGCGCTGCTGTCGGGTGAGGTGGATTTTGTGATCGACCCGAGCCTGCAGGACCTGGCGCGCATCAAGCAGACGCCCAACCTGCAGGTGCTCGAAGGGCCCGAGTACCGCACCATCTTCCTGGGGCTGGACCAGTTCCGTGACGAGCTGCCCGGCTCTGACGTGAAGGGCAAGAACCCGCTGAAGGACCTGCGCGTGCGCAAGGCGCTGTACCAGGCCATCGACATCCAGTCCATCCAGCGCGTGGTGCTGCGTGGCCTGGCCCAGCCCACGGGCACACTCATCGCCAACCAGGTCAACGGCTGGACCAAGAAGGCCGATGTGCGCTACCCCTACGACCCCAAGGCCGCGCAAAAGCTGCTGGCTGAGGCGGGCTACCCCAACGGGTTTGAGGTGGACTTTGCCTGCAGCGCGGGCCGCTATATCAACGACGAGCAGCTGTGCCAGGCCATCACGTCACATTGGGCCAAGGTGGGCGTGAAGGCCAAGCTGCGCTCGCTGCCGTTTGCCACCTACTTCCCGATGATCCAGCGCAACGAAGCCAGCATCTACCTGCTGGGCTGGGGTGTGCCTACGTTTGACGCGTTCTACAGCCTGCAGTCGCTGGTGCGCACGACGGGCGCGGGTGGGGATGGCAACTTCAACCTGGGCCGGTTCTCCGACCCGCAGATGGATGCGCTGATCGAGCGTGTGAAGAAGGAAACGGACACCGCCACGCGCAACGGCCTGATCGAGCAGGCGCTGATCAAGGAGCATGAACTGGTGTCGCACATCCCGCTGTACAACCAGGTGATTCCGTGGGCGGGCACCAAGAAGGTGGACATCATCCACCGCGCCGACAACCGCATCGACTGGCGGTATCTGAAGGTGAACTGA
- a CDS encoding glutathione S-transferase family protein, giving the protein MSNLTLYYTPGTCAQAVRIALEEAGAPYDLVRVDFGAGQQRTPEYLAVNPKGRVPALVTPHGTLTETPALLAYVAQSFPEARLAPADAHGFARMQEFHSYFASTVHIAHAHRPRASRWADEPEAQAAMQRKVPQNMTECFHLIESHYLPQADQGPWVMGGQYTVADGYLFTIGTWLHSDGVDIAQFPKAFAHTKRMLQRPAVHRALA; this is encoded by the coding sequence ATGTCCAACCTCACGCTTTACTACACCCCTGGCACCTGCGCTCAGGCCGTGCGCATCGCTCTGGAAGAAGCGGGCGCCCCCTACGACCTGGTGCGCGTGGACTTCGGCGCTGGCCAGCAACGCACGCCCGAATACCTGGCGGTAAACCCCAAGGGCCGCGTACCCGCGCTGGTCACGCCGCACGGCACGCTGACCGAAACCCCGGCGCTGCTGGCCTATGTGGCGCAGAGCTTTCCCGAGGCGCGCCTGGCACCCGCCGACGCCCATGGCTTTGCGCGGATGCAGGAGTTCCACAGCTACTTTGCGTCCACCGTGCACATCGCCCATGCCCACCGCCCCCGCGCCAGCCGCTGGGCCGACGAGCCAGAGGCCCAGGCGGCCATGCAGCGCAAGGTGCCGCAGAACATGACGGAGTGCTTCCACCTCATCGAAAGCCACTACCTGCCGCAGGCGGACCAGGGCCCCTGGGTGATGGGCGGACAGTACACCGTGGCCGACGGCTACCTGTTCACCATCGGCACCTGGCTGCACAGCGACGGCGTGGACATCGCCCAGTTCCCGAAGGCGTTTGCGCACACGAAGCGCATGCTGCAGCGCCCCGCCGTGCATCGCGCACTGGCCTGA
- a CDS encoding 2-dehydropantoate 2-reductase translates to MKACIYGAGAIGGWLGVALAQADNPVSMVARGDTLRALQAEGLRMRRADGTLAQVPVTAHSDPAALGVQDLVVIAVKAPGLPDVTRALAPLIGPNTIVLTAMNGVPWWFLDGFGGAAQGHALESVDAGGVIAQAIPAHHVVGSVVHTSCSLEAPGFVKQHFGNRLIVGEPDGSRSPRLQALADTLQRGGIDVEVSDCIQKDIWFKLWGNLTMNPISALTGATTDRILDDDLVRGFVSAVMLEAKAIGEKLGLPIDQQPEDRHAVTRKLGAFKTSMLQDVEAGKPLEIDALVGAVRELGQITHTPTPHTDTLLGLVRLMARTRGLY, encoded by the coding sequence ATGAAAGCATGTATCTACGGCGCTGGCGCCATCGGCGGCTGGCTGGGCGTGGCCTTGGCGCAGGCGGACAACCCGGTCAGCATGGTGGCGCGTGGCGACACACTGCGCGCCCTGCAGGCCGAAGGGCTGCGCATGCGGCGCGCCGATGGCACGCTGGCGCAGGTGCCCGTCACCGCCCACAGCGACCCGGCAGCACTCGGCGTGCAAGACCTGGTGGTCATCGCCGTCAAGGCCCCGGGGCTGCCCGACGTGACCCGCGCCTTGGCGCCGCTCATTGGGCCGAACACCATCGTGCTCACCGCCATGAACGGTGTGCCCTGGTGGTTTCTCGACGGCTTTGGCGGCGCGGCGCAGGGCCATGCCCTCGAATCGGTGGACGCAGGAGGCGTGATTGCCCAGGCCATCCCGGCGCACCACGTGGTGGGCAGCGTGGTGCACACCAGCTGCTCGCTGGAGGCACCAGGGTTCGTGAAGCAACACTTCGGCAACCGCCTCATCGTGGGCGAGCCGGACGGCAGCCGCAGCCCGCGCCTGCAGGCCCTCGCAGACACGCTGCAGCGCGGCGGCATCGATGTGGAGGTGAGCGACTGCATCCAGAAGGACATCTGGTTCAAGCTGTGGGGCAACCTGACCATGAACCCCATCAGCGCCCTCACCGGCGCCACCACCGACCGCATCCTGGACGACGACCTGGTGCGCGGCTTTGTGAGCGCGGTGATGCTGGAAGCCAAGGCCATCGGCGAAAAGCTGGGCCTGCCCATCGACCAGCAACCCGAGGACCGCCACGCCGTGACCCGCAAGCTGGGCGCGTTCAAGACCTCGATGCTGCAGGACGTGGAGGCGGGCAAGCCTCTGGAGATCGACGCCCTGGTGGGCGCCGTGCGCGAGCTGGGGCAGATCACCCACACACCCACTCCGCATACAGATACGCTGCTGGGCCTGGTGCGGCTGATGGCCCGCACACGCGGTCTGTACTGA
- the hpaI gene encoding 4-hydroxy-2-oxoheptanedioate aldolase, producing MQTPHNPFKQALAQGQAQIGLWLGLANAYSAEMLAGTGYDWLLVDGEHAPNDLRSILHQLQAIASAASALPPGAKAPHPVARVPVGDTALIKQYLDIGAQTLLVPMVDTAEQARQLVRATRYAPEGVRGMGSALARSSRWQAYPQYVHEANEQICLLVQAETVEAMANLDAIAATPGVDGVFIGPADLSASMGHPGNPGHPDVQAAIHDGIARILRAGKAPGILATTESQARQWLAAGALFVAVGVDTMLLVSAAQDLLARYRSAENAAPARPAGY from the coding sequence TTGCAGACACCTCACAACCCCTTCAAACAGGCCCTGGCCCAGGGCCAGGCACAGATCGGCCTGTGGCTCGGGCTGGCCAACGCCTACAGCGCAGAAATGCTTGCGGGCACCGGCTACGACTGGCTGCTGGTTGATGGCGAACATGCGCCCAACGACCTGCGCTCCATCCTGCACCAGCTGCAGGCCATCGCCAGCGCCGCCAGCGCCCTGCCGCCCGGCGCGAAGGCGCCCCACCCCGTGGCGCGCGTGCCGGTGGGCGACACGGCCCTCATCAAGCAGTACCTGGACATCGGCGCGCAGACGCTGCTGGTGCCCATGGTGGACACCGCCGAGCAGGCCCGGCAGCTGGTGCGCGCCACGCGCTACGCGCCGGAGGGTGTGCGCGGCATGGGCAGCGCGCTGGCCCGCTCGTCGCGCTGGCAGGCGTACCCGCAGTATGTGCACGAGGCCAACGAGCAGATCTGCCTGCTGGTGCAGGCCGAGACGGTGGAGGCCATGGCCAACCTGGATGCGATTGCTGCGACGCCCGGTGTCGACGGCGTGTTCATCGGCCCGGCGGACCTCTCGGCCTCCATGGGCCACCCCGGCAACCCGGGGCACCCTGACGTGCAGGCCGCCATCCACGACGGCATCGCGCGCATCCTGCGTGCGGGCAAGGCGCCGGGCATTCTGGCCACCACCGAGTCGCAGGCGCGCCAGTGGCTGGCCGCAGGCGCGCTGTTTGTGGCCGTGGGTGTGGACACCATGCTGTTGGTGAGCGCTGCGCAAGACTTGCTGGCGCGCTACCGCAGCGCCGAGAACGCCGCCCCGGCGCGGCCCGCAGGGTATTGA
- the radA gene encoding DNA repair protein RadA, protein MAKDKTTFTCTECGGTSPRWLGKCPSCGAWNTLIEQVAEAGPGKNRLSTPQGYAGLANAQPVLPLAAIEAQDVARTPSGIDELDRVLGGGIVEGGVVLIGGDPGIGKSTLLLQAMDALQRAGLPTLYVTGEESGAQVALRSRRLGIDGSQVQLLAEIQLEKILATVEATQPAVVVIDSIQTTYSDQLTSAPGSVAQVRECAAHLTRMAKGTGIAVILVGHVTKEGALAGPRVLEHMVDTVLYFEGDTHSQFRLVRAIKNRFGAVNEIGVFAMTEKGLKGVSNPSAIFLSQHSEPVPGSCVMVTLEGTRPLLVEIQALVDSGGPSPRRLSVGLDKDRLAMLLAVLHRHAGVACMDQDVFVNAVGGVRISEPAADLAVMLSITSSLRGKALPRGFLAFGEVGLAGEVRPAPRGQERLKEAAKLGFSVAVVPKANAPKKPIEGLTIHAVERVEEAMNVVRGL, encoded by the coding sequence ATGGCCAAAGACAAAACCACGTTCACCTGCACCGAATGCGGCGGCACCAGCCCGCGCTGGCTGGGCAAATGCCCGTCCTGCGGCGCCTGGAACACGCTGATCGAACAGGTGGCCGAGGCCGGGCCGGGCAAGAACCGCCTGAGCACGCCGCAAGGCTACGCGGGCCTGGCCAACGCGCAGCCCGTCCTGCCGCTGGCGGCCATCGAGGCCCAGGACGTGGCCCGCACCCCCAGCGGCATCGACGAGCTGGACCGCGTGCTGGGCGGAGGCATCGTGGAAGGGGGTGTGGTGCTCATCGGCGGTGACCCGGGCATTGGCAAATCGACCCTGCTGCTGCAGGCCATGGACGCGCTGCAGCGCGCAGGCCTGCCAACTTTGTACGTGACGGGTGAGGAGAGCGGCGCCCAGGTGGCGCTGCGCTCGCGGCGCTTGGGCATCGACGGCAGCCAGGTGCAGCTTCTGGCCGAAATCCAGCTCGAAAAGATTCTGGCCACGGTCGAGGCCACGCAGCCTGCCGTGGTGGTCATTGACTCCATCCAGACCACCTATTCCGACCAGCTCACCAGCGCGCCGGGCTCGGTGGCCCAGGTGCGCGAATGCGCGGCGCACCTTACGCGCATGGCCAAGGGCACGGGCATCGCGGTGATCCTGGTGGGCCATGTGACCAAGGAGGGCGCGCTGGCCGGCCCACGCGTGCTGGAGCACATGGTGGACACCGTGCTGTACTTCGAGGGCGACACGCACAGCCAGTTCCGCCTGGTGCGCGCCATCAAGAACCGCTTCGGCGCGGTGAATGAGATCGGCGTGTTCGCCATGACCGAAAAGGGCCTCAAGGGCGTGAGCAACCCGAGCGCCATCTTCCTCTCCCAGCACAGCGAGCCCGTGCCCGGCAGCTGCGTGATGGTGACGCTGGAGGGCACACGCCCGCTGCTGGTGGAGATCCAGGCGCTGGTGGACAGTGGCGGCCCCAGCCCCCGGCGCCTGTCGGTGGGCCTGGACAAGGACCGCCTGGCCATGCTGCTGGCGGTGCTGCACCGCCACGCGGGCGTGGCCTGCATGGACCAGGACGTGTTTGTGAACGCGGTGGGCGGCGTGCGCATCAGCGAGCCGGCGGCCGACCTGGCGGTGATGTTGTCGATCACCTCCAGCCTGCGCGGCAAGGCGCTGCCGCGCGGCTTTCTGGCGTTTGGCGAGGTGGGGCTGGCCGGTGAGGTGCGGCCCGCTCCCCGCGGCCAGGAGCGCCTGAAGGAAGCCGCCAAGCTGGGTTTCAGTGTGGCCGTGGTGCCCAAGGCCAATGCGCCCAAGAAACCCATTGAGGGGCTGACCATCCACGCGGTGGAGCGGGTGGAAGAAGCCATGAACGTGGTACGGGGCTTGTAA
- a CDS encoding branched-chain amino acid transaminase, producing MSPVVPSMADRDGKIWMDGQMVDWRDAKIHVLTHTLHYGCGAFEGVRAYNTANGTAIFRLEEHTDRLFNSAKILRMKIPFTKEEVNEAQKAVVRENKLESCYLRPLTWIGSQKLGVSPKGNQIHLMVAAWAWGAYLGEEGMKRGIRVKTSSYTRHHVNITMTQAKAVSNYTNSILANMEALEDGYDEALLLDSSGFVSEGAGENIFVIKNGVIYTPDLSAGALNGITRNTVFHIAKDLGLEIVQKRITRDEVYIADEAFFTGTAAEVTPIRELDRIELGSGSRGPITEKIQSAFFDIVGGRNPKYAHWLSKV from the coding sequence ATGAGCCCCGTAGTTCCCTCGATGGCCGACCGTGACGGCAAGATCTGGATGGACGGCCAGATGGTCGATTGGCGCGACGCCAAGATCCATGTGCTGACCCACACCCTGCACTACGGCTGCGGCGCCTTCGAAGGCGTGCGCGCGTACAACACCGCCAACGGCACGGCGATCTTCCGCCTGGAAGAACACACCGACCGCCTCTTCAACAGCGCCAAGATCCTGCGCATGAAGATTCCTTTCACCAAGGAAGAAGTGAACGAAGCCCAGAAGGCTGTGGTGCGTGAAAACAAGCTCGAATCCTGCTATCTGCGTCCATTGACCTGGATCGGCTCGCAAAAGCTGGGTGTTTCGCCCAAGGGCAACCAGATCCACCTCATGGTGGCCGCCTGGGCCTGGGGTGCCTACCTGGGCGAAGAAGGCATGAAGCGCGGCATCCGCGTCAAGACCAGCAGCTACACCCGCCACCACGTCAACATCACCATGACGCAGGCCAAGGCGGTGAGCAACTACACCAACTCCATTCTCGCCAACATGGAAGCGCTGGAGGATGGTTACGACGAAGCCCTGCTGCTGGACAGCTCGGGTTTTGTGTCCGAAGGCGCGGGCGAAAACATCTTTGTCATCAAGAACGGCGTGATCTACACGCCCGACCTGTCGGCCGGTGCCCTGAACGGCATCACGCGCAACACCGTGTTCCACATCGCCAAGGACCTGGGCCTGGAGATCGTGCAAAAGCGCATCACGCGCGACGAGGTGTACATCGCCGATGAGGCCTTCTTCACCGGTACAGCCGCTGAAGTGACCCCCATTCGCGAACTCGACCGCATCGAACTCGGCAGCGGTTCGCGCGGCCCGATCACCGAAAAGATCCAGAGCGCCTTCTTCGATATCGTCGGTGGCCGCAACCCGAAATACGCCCACTGGCTGAGCAAGGTCTGA
- a CDS encoding zinc-finger domain-containing protein yields the protein MSQATVELLAKDLNPQGGVFCPSPKADMKLWSGHPKVYLDVARTGEAKCPYCGTVYRLKAGETARAGH from the coding sequence ATGTCGCAAGCTACCGTTGAACTCCTGGCCAAAGACCTGAACCCCCAGGGCGGCGTTTTCTGCCCCAGCCCCAAGGCCGACATGAAGCTGTGGAGCGGCCACCCCAAGGTGTATCTGGACGTGGCCCGTACGGGTGAAGCCAAGTGCCCGTACTGCGGCACGGTGTACCGCCTGAAGGCCGGCGAAACGGCGAGGGCCGGTCACTGA
- a CDS encoding capsular polysaccharide synthesis protein, giving the protein MKRIPASLFRWALRCARPRQRASYAMPAPSIYQGSSVAAATADEPIPLILWTYWNQPEPDAFVRQCLQSWQQHCPGYALRLVHPGNLHDYVPRDHLPDAFTALHPTKQSDWLRLYLVHRFGGYWLDATIVLTRAPDWLDALRLQQGAGFVGFYLGGFTHNPACPVVESWAFGAPPGDPFVGAWQREFHHALIEAGPASYLARLRQQEDGGAAVLQGIADPAYLLIHVAAQQVLGRANAFRLVLLRAEDTAFFYQQALWWKWYLLYPRLCLVPDAAQPAPLIKLRGGERRHFAQMIAQHGEPVSGSIWQRACAEARTGQ; this is encoded by the coding sequence ATGAAGCGAATCCCTGCCAGCCTTTTCCGATGGGCACTGCGCTGCGCCCGGCCGCGCCAGCGTGCCAGCTATGCCATGCCGGCGCCCAGTATCTACCAGGGCAGCAGTGTCGCTGCGGCCACTGCGGATGAGCCCATCCCTTTGATCTTGTGGACATATTGGAACCAGCCCGAGCCCGACGCGTTCGTGCGCCAATGCCTTCAGAGCTGGCAGCAGCATTGCCCCGGCTACGCCCTCCGGCTGGTCCACCCGGGCAACCTGCACGACTATGTGCCCCGCGACCACCTGCCAGACGCTTTCACGGCGCTGCACCCGACCAAACAGTCCGACTGGCTGCGGCTGTACCTGGTGCACCGTTTCGGTGGCTACTGGCTTGATGCGACCATCGTGCTGACACGCGCCCCTGACTGGCTGGACGCACTGCGCCTGCAGCAGGGTGCCGGATTCGTTGGGTTTTACCTTGGTGGCTTTACGCACAACCCTGCCTGCCCCGTCGTTGAAAGCTGGGCTTTCGGTGCGCCGCCGGGCGATCCGTTCGTGGGCGCATGGCAGCGCGAGTTCCACCACGCCCTGATCGAGGCCGGTCCCGCCAGCTACCTGGCCCGGCTGCGCCAGCAGGAGGATGGTGGCGCAGCGGTGCTGCAGGGCATTGCGGACCCGGCGTACCTGCTGATCCACGTGGCGGCGCAACAGGTGCTGGGACGCGCCAACGCGTTCCGGCTCGTACTGCTGCGCGCCGAGGACACCGCCTTTTTCTACCAGCAGGCCCTGTGGTGGAAGTGGTACCTGCTCTACCCCAGGCTGTGCCTGGTACCCGACGCGGCGCAGCCCGCGCCGCTCATCAAGCTGCGCGGCGGGGAGCGGCGTCATTTCGCGCAGATGATCGCTCAGCACGGGGAACCGGTTTCGGGCAGCATCTGGCAGCGCGCATGCGCGGAGGCGCGCACCGGTCAGTGA
- a CDS encoding glycosyltransferase yields the protein MKVLHFVTGGFSGATQVAVDLCEAAQRTPGMEVLLVLRRKRSTRMDRVEALRARGLEVRVVSNWLHALTVWELRRIIRAWRPDVVFAHGFSDHIWGRQAAVAEGVPRIFHVEHNARERYTRRRLRQALALAPHTQASIGVSEGVRTSLIERGFAPAQCLAIPNGIALERFPESLLPPRWQDREPTILMASRFARQKDHATLIHALALLRDRGLTPALYLAGAGSERLLRQARALAERLGLNAQVRFLGNVSNLPERLAATQVFVLSSRWEGMPLALVEAMAAGCACVATDVVGVREVIDQGRTGLLVPPGDATALADALQQVLLDPAMAARLGAAARAQALKAHGHELMWQRYRALLMNGGSA from the coding sequence GTGAAGGTACTGCACTTTGTCACCGGTGGTTTTTCCGGCGCTACGCAGGTGGCGGTGGATTTGTGCGAAGCCGCACAGCGCACCCCGGGCATGGAGGTGCTGCTGGTGCTGCGGCGCAAGCGCAGCACCCGCATGGATCGGGTGGAGGCGCTGCGGGCACGGGGCCTTGAGGTGAGGGTGGTCTCCAACTGGCTGCACGCGCTCACGGTGTGGGAGTTGCGCCGCATCATCCGTGCCTGGAGGCCCGACGTGGTCTTTGCCCACGGATTCAGCGACCATATCTGGGGGCGGCAGGCAGCGGTGGCCGAAGGCGTGCCGCGCATCTTCCACGTGGAGCACAACGCGCGCGAGCGGTACACGCGGCGGCGCCTGCGCCAGGCGCTGGCACTCGCACCGCACACGCAGGCCAGCATTGGCGTGTCCGAGGGGGTGCGCACCAGCCTGATTGAGCGTGGGTTTGCGCCCGCTCAGTGCCTGGCCATCCCCAATGGCATTGCGCTCGAACGCTTTCCCGAAAGTTTGTTGCCGCCGCGCTGGCAAGACCGGGAGCCGACCATCCTGATGGCCTCACGTTTTGCGCGGCAGAAAGACCATGCGACGCTCATCCATGCCCTGGCGCTCCTGCGTGACAGGGGCCTGACGCCTGCGCTGTACCTTGCGGGAGCGGGCAGCGAACGCCTGTTGCGCCAGGCGCGGGCGCTGGCGGAGCGTCTGGGTCTCAACGCCCAGGTGCGATTTCTGGGCAACGTGAGCAACCTGCCCGAGCGCCTGGCCGCCACGCAGGTTTTTGTGCTTTCCAGCCGGTGGGAGGGCATGCCTTTGGCGCTGGTGGAGGCCATGGCCGCAGGCTGCGCCTGCGTCGCCACCGACGTGGTCGGGGTGCGCGAAGTGATCGACCAGGGCCGCACGGGTCTGCTGGTGCCGCCCGGTGACGCTACAGCCCTTGCCGATGCCCTGCAACAGGTGCTGCTGGACCCTGCCATGGCCGCCCGCCTCGGGGCCGCGGCGCGCGCGCAGGCGCTGAAAGCCCACGGGCACGAGCTGATGTGGCAGCGCTACCGGGCGCTGCTGATGAACGGGGGCTCGGCATGA
- a CDS encoding O-antigen ligase family protein: MKAMALSARTTTVAAFLLPALALWVPSGYSYAALLLLLGAVCFAPAWLRHKPGAPTLGLALLLLGMGCMAYLMSLDTGVSRWDKALKWFLGALCLLYITASPPPPRAFLAGLPIGCIGMGVLAFWQVWGLGLERATGYTNAIQWGNLALLLACLAAVPLAVFWRQHRGPWRVVMGLAVVLGFAASLLSQSRGGWLAVGAVFPLWLWVVWSLRPHRFGRVLAALALVLAALVLVLGFTPRFKERVGLAATEISGYVHEGQENTSLGLRLAQYQLVAQMIPQKPWLGWGAHGFVEEMQRRVDAGEYVPEMMYYREVHNVFLDGWVKVGLGGVLLPLALHAWVLGMFWPTRRRMARHAEDTPAWRAALALRTMGTVVPASYLVFGMSQPFFNHNSGIMCFVFYVAVLWAALQGVEREH, encoded by the coding sequence ATGAAGGCAATGGCACTGTCTGCGCGCACCACCACCGTGGCAGCCTTCTTGCTGCCGGCCCTGGCACTGTGGGTGCCCTCGGGCTATTCCTATGCAGCGCTGCTGCTGTTGCTGGGAGCCGTGTGTTTTGCGCCCGCATGGCTGAGGCACAAGCCGGGCGCACCGACGCTGGGGTTGGCGCTGCTGCTGCTGGGCATGGGCTGCATGGCGTATCTGATGTCGCTTGACACGGGGGTGTCCCGCTGGGACAAGGCCCTCAAATGGTTCCTCGGGGCGCTGTGCCTGCTGTACATCACGGCCAGCCCGCCACCGCCGCGGGCCTTTCTGGCGGGGCTGCCCATCGGCTGCATCGGCATGGGGGTGCTGGCGTTCTGGCAGGTATGGGGTCTCGGCTTGGAACGTGCGACCGGCTACACCAACGCCATCCAGTGGGGCAACCTGGCGTTGCTGCTGGCGTGCCTGGCCGCGGTGCCCCTGGCGGTTTTCTGGCGCCAGCACCGCGGGCCGTGGCGGGTGGTTATGGGGCTGGCGGTGGTCCTGGGGTTTGCAGCCTCGCTGCTGTCGCAGTCGCGCGGGGGCTGGCTGGCGGTAGGGGCCGTCTTCCCGCTGTGGCTGTGGGTGGTGTGGAGCCTGCGCCCGCACAGGTTCGGGCGCGTGCTCGCGGCGCTCGCACTTGTGCTGGCGGCGCTGGTGCTGGTGCTGGGCTTCACGCCGCGCTTCAAGGAGCGTGTGGGTCTTGCGGCCACCGAGATCAGCGGGTACGTACACGAGGGGCAGGAAAACACCTCGCTGGGCTTGCGGCTCGCGCAGTACCAGCTGGTGGCCCAGATGATTCCGCAAAAACCCTGGCTGGGCTGGGGCGCGCACGGTTTTGTCGAAGAGATGCAGCGCCGCGTGGACGCGGGAGAGTATGTCCCGGAGATGATGTATTACCGGGAAGTCCACAACGTCTTCCTGGATGGCTGGGTCAAGGTGGGGCTCGGGGGTGTCCTGCTGCCGCTGGCCCTGCATGCCTGGGTGCTGGGCATGTTCTGGCCGACCCGCAGGCGCATGGCCCGCCATGCCGAAGACACCCCCGCCTGGCGCGCCGCGTTGGCGCTGCGCACCATGGGCACCGTCGTGCCCGCGAGTTATCTCGTATTTGGCATGTCGCAGCCCTTCTTCAACCACAACAGCGGCATCATGTGCTTCGTGTTCTATGTGGCCGTGCTGTGGGCCGCGCTGCAGGGCGTCGAGCGGGAACACTGA